The Bos taurus isolate L1 Dominette 01449 registration number 42190680 breed Hereford unplaced genomic scaffold, ARS-UCD2.0 Leftover_ScbfJmS_2111, whole genome shotgun sequence nucleotide sequence GCAACGGAGCGAaggcgggggggagggggcgccGGACCAACCAccgggagagaaaaagaaggggcGGAAGAAAAGGGCGGAAAAGGGAACAGGCCGCCGGGCCAGAAGAGGAGGCAAAGCACCGAAgcggggcagaggagaaggggcaggaagaAAGCCGGGGGGCGGCAAGACGCGACCCCGGCCCCCAGGAGCCGCGAGGCAGAACGGAAGGGAGAAAAACGACGGGGAAAAAGAAAGGGCGGGCCGGGGCACCGAAACGGGGCGCACCAGGCGGGCGGCGCGACCGGCGGGCGGAAGGAGGCAGCCGCGGGCGCCACGGAAGGCCGCACGGAGCGAGCCGCAGGCGAGACCACAAGGCGAGGAACCAGGGGTCCGGCCCGCAACCCGGGAAAGCCTGAGAGACCGGCTGCAACACGGCGCGAGGGCAAGGCCCTACAGGGCGGGGAGCAAGGACGCGCGCCCCGGCCACGCGCAGGGAGACCCGACTGccggcgccccacgagaggcgcaCGGACCTCGCCCGGCGCACCGCGGGAGAAACCGCACCCGGGGGCCGACCGcgcgagaaccaccccgagaggCCCCTCCGGCAGCGCGGAAGAGGGAGGGCCGGCGGCGCCGGCCAGGGCCGAGAGGCCAGGCGCGCGACCGCGCGCCAAGCGCCGCAGGAGGCGGGACGCCCGGGAGGCCACCCAGGGAGCGCCAAGAGAGACCCGGCGCGACGCCTGAGAGCAGAGCGGGGGGCGGGCGGCCACGCGAGAGGAAGGCCGGGCGCCCCGGGGGCGGCGGGAAGGCAACCCCGAGAGCCCGGGCGCCCCGGGAGTAGGAACCGCGGCGGCGGGACACAAGCCGAGAGGAGGGCGAGGGCCCGGCAGGTCACGCGAGAGCAAGCCCCAGCGTGGCCGGCGCAACGCGAAGGGAAGAGGGGACGGCccggggccaacacaagaggcagccggaAGGCCCCGGCGGAACGCGAGAAGCCCGCCGCAACGCGAGAAAACCACGGGGGGCCCCCGGCAGCGCAAGAGGAAGCCCGGGCCCGCCGACAGCGGCGCAGGAGAAGGCCCACGGGAGGAAGGGAGGGCGAAACGGGACGGGGCACCCGGGAGGCGCCCCCACAAAGGGCCCCGGCAGCCCGGTCGCCCGGGAGATGGAACACCGAGGGGGCCGGGCACCACGGCCGCGGAGCCCCGGCGACCCGCCGGAGCGCGACAGGACGGGCGACGCCCCGGCGGGGCGGGAAGGGGGCCCGACCGGCCGGGCGCACCGCAGGAGGAGGCCGGGCGCACGACGACAGGCCAGACGGGGCCGCGGGGGGCGGCCACAGGGCGAAGCACCCCGAGGCCCGGGCCCCGCGGGGAAGAACCCGAGGCCCGGACACCGCGCCGAACGCCACCCGGGGAAGGaaggcaacacgaaggggcagggaCCCGCCCGGGCAGCggccggaaaaaacccccaggggCCAAAGACAGCGCGACAAGGGGCCGCGCGCCCCGGGACACcgcgagaggcaagcggagggcCAGGccgcaacccaagacgaggccggaCGCGCCGGGCCCCAGGCGGCAGGGACCCGGCGAGCGGAGGCGGAAAGCAGAGGAACCCGGAGGGGCCGGCCGCAACGGGAGAGGAGGCCCGCGGCCAAGGCACCAAACCCCGGGGAGgcccgagaggccccgcccaccgccaGGGCCCGGACGGcgcagagccaccaggagaagccccCGGAGGGCACCGGCACAAGGCGAGGGAAGCCAGGGGGCCGGccgcaacccgagaaagaccgCGAGAGACCGGCGGCAACACGGCGCGAGGCCAGAGGCCCCGACCAGGACGCGAGAGCAAGGACGCGCGCCCCCGCGCCACGCGCAGGGAGACCCGACGGCccgggcgccccacgagaggcgcaCGGACCGCGCCGGCGCACCGCGGGAGAAACCGCACCCGGGGGCCGCCGcgcgagaaccaccccgagacgcCCCCGGCAGCGCGGAGAGGAGGGCCGGCGGCGCCGGCAGGGGCCGAGAGGCCAACCGCGCGACCGCGCGCCAACGCCGCAGGAGGCGGGACGCCCGGGAGGCCACCCAGGGAGCGCCAAGAGAGACCCGGCGCGacgcgagagcagagcggggggCGTGGCGGCCACGCGAGAGGAAGGCCGGGCGCCCCGGGGCGGCGGGAAGGCAACCCCGAGAGCCCGGGCGCCCCGGGAGAGGAACCGGGCGGCGGGACACAAGCCGAGAGGAGGGCGAGGGGCCCGGCAGGCACGCGAGAGCAAGCCCCAGCGGGCCGGCGCAACGCGAAGGGAAGAGGGGACGGCccggggccaacacaagaggcagccggaAGGCCCCGGCGGAACGCGAGAAGCCCGCCGCAACGCGAGAAAAACCACGGGGGGCCCCCGGCAGCGCAAGAGGAAGCCCGGGCCCGCGACAGCGGCGCAGGAGAAGGCCCACGGGAGGAAGGGAGGGCGAAACGGACGGGGCACCCGGGAGGCGCCCCCACAAAGGGCCCCGGCAGCCCGGGCGCCcgggagaggaacaccgaggggGCCGGCACCACGGCCGCGGAGCCCCGGCGACCCGCCGGAGCGCGACAGGAGGGGCGACGCCCCGGCGGGGCGGGAAGGGGGCCCGACCGGCGGGCGCACCGCAGGAGGAGGCCGGGCGCACGACGACAGGCCAGACGGGGCCGCGGGGGGCGGCCACAGGGCGAAGCACCCCGAGGGCCCGGGCCCCGCGGGGAAGAACCCGAGGCCCGGACACCGCGCCGAACGCCACCCGGGGAAGGaaggcaacacgaaggggcagggaCGCGCCCGGGGCAGCggccggaaaaacccccaggggCCAAAGACAGCGCGACAAGGGGCCGCGCGCCCCGGGGACACcgcgagaggcaagcggagggcCAGGccgcaacccaagacgaggccggaCGCGCCGGGCCCCAGGCGGCAGGGACCCGGCGAGCGGAGGCGGAAAGCAGAGGAACCCGGAGGGGCCGGCCGCAACGGGAGAGGAGGCCCGCGGCCAAGGCACCAAACCCCGGGGAGgcccgagaggccccgcccaccgccaGGGGCCCGGACGGcgcagagccaccaggagaagccccCGGAGGGCACCGGCACAAGGCGAGGGAAGCCAGGGGGCCGGCCGCAACCCGAGGAAAGACCGCGAGAGACCGGCGGCAACACGGCGCGAGGCCAGAGGCCCCGACCAGGACGCGAGAGCAAGGACGCGCGCCCCCGCGCCACGCGCAGGGAGACCCGACGGCccgggcgccccacgagaggcgcaCGGACCGCGCCGGCGGACCGCGGGAGAAACCGCACCCGGGGCCGCCGCGCGAGAACCACCCGAGACGCCCCCGGCAGCGGCGGAGAGGAGGGCCGGCGGCGCCGGCAGGGCCGAGAGGCCAACCGCGCGACCGCGCGCCAAACGCCGCAGGAGGCGGGACGCCCGGGAGGCCACCCAGGAGCCGCCAAGAGAGACCCGGCGCGacgcgagagcagagcggggggcggggcggccaCGCGAGAGGAAGGCCGGGCGCCCCGGGGCGGCGGGAAGGCCAACCCCGAGAGCCCGGCGCCCCGGGAGAGGAACGGGGGCGGGGACACAAGCCGAGAGGAGGGCGAGGGGCCCGGCAGGCACGCGAGAGCAAGCCCAGCGGGCCGGCGCAACGcgagaggggaaggagggggacGGCCCGGGGCCAACACAAGGCAGCCAGGAAGGCACAGGGAGGGGCAGAGCCGCCCAAcgggagaggcaggagagggcGAAACGGGCGAAACACAGAGGCGGGGAGGAGGgacaagaggaggagaaagggagggggaagggggcacGGGGGGCCAGGGGGCGGCGAAGGGCCAGAGCCCGGACCGGCGGGGCccgggcagggagggaggaagagaaggggggaaGGAGGAGCGGAAGGGGGAACCGGGGACCCGGGAGGGAAGGCGGGGCGGGAGAGCCCACCACACCGGGCGCGGGAGGAAGGCAACGGGAGCgaaggcgggggagggggcgccgGACCAACCAccgggagagaaaaagaaggggcGGAAGAAAAGGGCGGAAAAGGGAACAGGCCGCCGGGCCAGAAGAGGAGGCAAAGCACCGAAgcggggcagaggagaagggcagGAAGAAAGCCGGGGGGCGGCAAGACGCGACCCCGGCCCCCAGGAGCCGCGAGGCAGAACGGAAGGGAGAAAAACGACGGGAAAACGGAGGGGCCGGGCCGCAACGGGAGAGAGGCCCGCGGCCAAGGCACCAAACCCCGGGGAGGCCCGATgaggccccgcccaccgccaGGGGCCCGGACGGcgcagagccaccaggagaagcccTCCGGAGGGCACCGGCACAAGGCGAGGGAAGCCAGGGGGCCCGGccgcaacccgagaaagaccgCGAGAGACCGGCGGCAACACGGCGCGAGGCCAGGGCCCCGACCAGGACGCGGAGAGCAAGGACGCGCGCCCCCGCGCCACGCGCAGGGAGACCCGACGGCccgggcgccccacgagaggcgcaCGGACCGCGCCGGCGCACCGCGGGAGAAACCGCACCCGGGGGCCGCCGcgcgagaaccaccccgagacgcCCCCGGCAGCGCGGAGAGGAGGGCCGGCGGCGCCGGCAGGGCCGAGAGGCCAACCGCGCGACCGCGCGCCAAACGCCGCAGGAGGCGGGACGCCCGGGAGGCCACCCAGGGAGCGCCAAGAGAGACCCGGCGCGacgcgagagcagagcggggggcggggcggccaCGCGAGAGGAAGGCCGGGCGCCCCGGGGGCGGCGGGAAGGCAACCCCGAGAGCCCGGGCGCCCCGGGAGAGGAACCGCGGCGGCGGGACACAAGCCGAGAGGAGGGCGAGGGGCCCGGCAGGCACGCGAGAGCAAGCCCCAGCGGGCCGGCGCAACGCGAAGGGAAGAGGGGACGGCccggggccaacacaagaggcagccggaAGGCCCCGGCGGAACGCGAGAAGCCCGCCGCAACGCGAGAAAAACCACGGGGGGCCCCCGGCAGCGCAAGAGGAAGCCCGGGCCCGCGACAGCGGCGCAGGAGAAGGCCcacgggaggaaggggagggcgaAACGGGACGGGGCACCCGGGAGGCGCCCCCACAAAGGGCCCCGGCAGCCCGGGCGCCcgggagaggaacaccgaggggGCCGGCACCACGGCCGCGGAGCCCCGGCGACCCGCCGGAGCGCGACAGGAGGGGCGACGCCCCGGCGGGGCGGGAAGGGGGCCCGACCGGCCGGGCGCACCGCAGGAGGAGGCCGGGCGCACGACGACAGGCCAGACGGGGCCGCGGGGGGCGGCCACAGGGCGAAGCACCCCGAGGGCCCGGGCCCCGCGGGGAAGAACCCGAGGCCCGGACACCGCGCCGAACGCCACCCGGGGAAGGaaggcaacacgaaggggcagggaCCCGCCCGGGCAGCGgccggaaaagacccccaggggCCAAAGACAGCGCGACAAGGGGCCGCGCGCCCCGGGGACACcgcgagaggcaagcggagggcCAGGccgcaacccaagacgaggccggaCGCGCCGGGCCCCAGGCGGCAGGGACCCGGCGAGCGGAGGCGGAAAGCAGAGGAACCCGGAGGGGCCGGCCGCAACGGGAGAGGAGGCCCGCGGCCAAGGCACCAAACCCCGGGGAGgcccgagaggccccgcccaccgccaGGGGCCCGGACGGcgcagagccaccaggagaagccccCGGAGGGCACCGGCACAAGGCGAGGGAAGCCAGGGGGCCCGGccgcaacccgagaaagaccgCGAGAGACCGGCGGCAACACGGCGCGAGGCCAGGGGCCCCGACCAGGACGCGAGAGCAAGGACGCGCGCCCCCGCGCCACGCGCAGGGAGACCCGACGGCccgggcgccccacgagaggcgcaCGGACCGCGCCGGCGCACCGCGGGAGAAACCGCACCCGGGGGCCGCCGcgcgagaaccaccccgagacgcCCCCGGCAGCGCGGAGAGGAGGGCCGGCGGCGCCGGCAGGGCCGAGAGGCCAACCGCGCGACCGCGCGCCAAACGCCGCAGGAGGCGGGACGCCCGGGAGGCCACCCAGGGAGCGCCAAGAGAGACCCGGCGCGacgcgagagcagagcggggggcggggcggccaCGCGAGAGGAAGGCCGGGCGCCCCGGGGGCGGCGGGAAGGCAACCCCGAGAGCCCGGGCGCCCCGGGAGAGGAACCGCGGCGGCGGGACACAAGCCGAGAGGAGGGCGAGGGGCCCGGCAGGCACGCGAGAGCAAGCCCCAGCGGGCCGGCGCAACGCGAAGGGAAGAGGGGACGGCccggggccaacacaagaggcagccggaAGGCCCCGGCGGAACGCGAGAAGCCCGCCGCAACGCGAGAAAAACCACGGGGGGCCCCCGGCAGCGCAAGAGGAAGCCCGGG carries:
- the LOC112445614 gene encoding hornerin-like — translated: GAARGRPGGRGTGGRSKGAKGPGDRQGRTGDGAGERAREGARGQAGDEGPQRARTGEARGGASGGPRGRGRTRDDGEGSRGPRRRGGTETQRGGDKERAGRGGRSRARRDPRGGAGEEGERRGRGRDRGGADAAVGPAAGRPGAGRGEGTAESRRTGRRKRRRGGGAPTNHRERKEGAEEKGERNAAGRKEQAPGAEEKGRKKPGGGKTRPGPRAARQNGRRKTTGKERAGRAPKRGAPGRAARTGGRKEAAAGATEGRTSEPQARRGEPEGTGRKQGAGARRRRRAGEDPGAAGAGPGTRPGRESKEARARATRRETRRPGRPTRGARTAPADRGRKRTRGPPRENNPERPPAAREEGRRRRQGRETKRATARQTPQEAGRPGGHPGSAKRDPARGESRAGGGAATREEGRAPRGRREGNPESPGAPGEEQGRRDTSREEGEGPAGTREQAPAGRRKREGKRGRAGANTRGSRKAPAEREKPAGTREKPRGAPGSARGSPGPRQRRRRRPTGGRGGRKGTGHPGGDPQRPRKPGRPREEHRRGPAPPPRSPGAPPERDRRGDAPAGREGGPDRPGAPQEEAGRTKTGQTGPRGGATGRRTPRARAPREKNPRPGHRAERHPGKEGTRRAEAESRGTRRGRPQRERRPAAKAPSPGEAREAPPTARGPGGAEPPGEAPGGHRHKAREPRGAGRNPGKTARDRRQHGARPEAPTRAREQGRAPPRHAQGDPTARAPHERRTDRAGGPREKPHTGAAAREQPREAPGSERGGPAAPAGPRDQARDRAPNAAGGGTPGRPPRERQERPGARREQSGGGAATREEGRAPRGRREGNPESPGAPGEEQGRRDTSREEGEGPGRHARASPSGPAQREGKRGRAGANTRGSRKAPAEREKPAGTREKPRGAPGSARGSPGPRQRRRRRPTGGRGGRRARGTREATHKGPRKPGRPREEHRGGRHPAAEPGRPAGAGQEGRRPGGAGRGPDRPGRTAGGGRAHEDRPDGAAGGATGRRTPRARAPREKNPRPGHRAERHPGKEGNTKGQGAPGQRPEKPQGQRQRGQGAARPGDTARGKRRARPQPKTRPDAPGPRRQGPGERRRKAEEPGGWPAATGEEARGQGTKAPGRPERPRPPPGARRRRATRRSPRRAPAQGEGPQGAGRNPESPRETGGNTARGQEAPDCREPAEGIGGQRAEGRGRAARPQQQRQEREERHGKRARREPGRNAAQDKGQEEGGAADAKAERAAGGPRERREQRPPKPEAADGGGAAPKPRTDGGAPPRPRAEKEERTGPGKKPGGTGGTDKRRGKPETRLPAPHERRTDLARRTAGETAPGGRPRENHPERPLRQRGRGRAGGAGQGREARRATARQAPQEAGRPGGHPGSAKRDPARRLRAERGAGGHARGRPGAPGAAGRQPREPGRPGSRNRGGGTQAERRARARQVTREQAPAWPAQREGKRGRPGANTRGSRKAPAEREKPAATRENHGGPPAAQEEARARRQRRRRRPTGGREGETGRGTREAPPQRAPAARSPGRWNTEGAGHHGRGAPATRRSATGRATPRRGGKGARPAGRTAGGGRAHDDRPDGAAGGGHRAKHPEARAPRGRTRGPDTAPNATRGRKATRRGRDPPGQRPEKTPRGQRQRDKGPRAPGHRERQAEGQAATQDEAGRAGPQAAGTRRAEAESRGTRRGRPQRERRPAAKAPNPGEAREAPPTARARTAQSHQEKPPEGTGTRRGKPGGRPQPEKDRERPAATRREARGPDQDARARTRAPAPRAGRPDGPGAPREAHGPRRRTAGETAPGGRRARTTPRRPRQRGEEGRRRRQGPRGQPRDRAPTPQEAGRPGGHPGSAKRDPARRESRAGGVAATREEGRAPRGGGKATPRARAPRERNRAAGHKPRGGRGARQARESKPQRAGATRREEGTARGQHKRQPEGPGGTREARRNARKTTGGPRQRKRKPGPATAAQEKAHGRKGGRNGRGTREAPPQRAPAARAPGRGTPRGPAPRPRSPGDPPERDRRGDAPAGREGGPTGGRTAGGGRAHDDRPDGAAGGGHRAKHPEGPGPAGKNPRPGHRAERHPGKEGNTKGQGRARGSGRKNPQGPKTARQGAARPGDTARGKRRARPQPKTRPDAPGPRRQGPGERRRKAEEPGGAGRNGRGGPRPRHQTPGRPERPRPPPGARTAQSHQEKPPEGTGTRRGKPGGRPQPEERPRETGGNTARGQRPRPGRESKDARPRATRRETRRPGRPTRGARTAPADRGRNRTRGRRARTTRDAPGSGGEEGRRRRQGREANRATARQTPQEAGRPGGHPGAAKRDPARRESRAGGGAATREEGRAPRGGGKANPESPAPRERNGGGDTSREEGEGPGRHARGGRKRRGEGGAEGGTGDPGGKAGRESPPHRAREEGNGSEGGGGGAGPTTGREKEGAEEKGGKGNRPPGQKRRQSTEAGQRRRAGRKPGGGKTRPRPPGAARQNGREKNDGKTEGPGRNGREARGQGTKPRGGPMRPRPPPGARTAQSHQEKPSGGHRHKAREARGPGRNPRKTARDRRQHGARPGPRPGRGEQGRAPPRHAQGDPTARAPHERRTDRAGAPREKPHPGAAAREPPRDAPGSAERRAGGAGRAERPTARPRAKRRRRRDAREATQGAPRETRRDARAERGAGRPRERKAGRPGGGGKATPRARAPRERNRGGGTQAERRARGPAGTREQAPAGRRNAKGRGDGPGPTQEAAGRPRRNARSPPQREKNHGGPPAAQEEARARDSGAGEGPREEGEGETGRGTREAPPQRAPAARAPGRGTPRGPAPRPRSPGDPPERDRRGDAPAGREGGPTGRAHRRRRPGARRQARRGRGGRPQGEAPRGPGPRGEEPEARTPRRTPPGEGRQHEGAGTRPGSGRKRPPGAKDSATRGRAPRGHRERQAEGQAATQDEAGRAGPQAAGTRRAEAESRGTRRGRPQRERRPAAKAPNPGEAREAPPTARGPDGAEPPGEAPGGHRHKAREARGPGRNPRKTARDRRQHGARPGAPTRTREQGRAPPRHAQGDPTARAPHERRTDRAGAPREKPHPGAAAREPPRDAPGSAERRAGGAGRAERPTARPRAKRRRRRDAREATQGAPRETRRDARAERGAGRPRERKAGRPGGGGKATPRARAPRERNRGGGTQAERRARGPAGTREQAPAGRRNAKGRGDGPGPTQEAAGRPRRNARSPPQREKNHGGPPAAQEEARARDSGAGEGPREEGEGETGRGTREAPPQRAPAARAPGRGTPRGPAPRPRSPGDPPERDRRGDAPAGREGGPTGRAHRRRRPGARRQARRGRGGRPRGEAPRGPGPRGEEPEEREAERKGGKTTGKKRAGRGHRNGAHQGGRARTGGRKEAAAGRHGRAARSEPQARTRRAGRNRKEAGGPERRRRRRAGEDPGAAGAGPRTRPGRESKEARAPRHAQGDPTARAPHERRTDRAGGPREKAHTGAAAREQPQDAPGSARGGPAAPAGPRDQARDRAPNAAGGGTPGRPPRERQERPGATREQSGAGRPREREAGRPGGREGNPESPGAPGEEHGRRDTSREEGEGPGRHARASPSGPAQREGKRDGPGPGPQAPRPAA